The following coding sequences lie in one Negativicoccus succinicivorans genomic window:
- a CDS encoding ribonuclease HIII gives MPNESPDALRQKLAQRLKQYDIIITNTKAIPYGIQWKVVRAEKTAILNTYHGKKGFRLVIQTKDPEWKEELEALATNLNSSGAEAKKTKAATEDRKVIDTHVIGCDESGKGDVLGPLVVAAVYLTKDQAREVVSWGVRDSKELTDLQITKLAQRFLDQYEDQAEITILAPQLYNEKYAAYQKNGKNLNDLLTDLHFANMKKLLQRFPAEQIILDRFAREELMQKKWATAQITVPLLQTPRGERYPAVAMASILARAAFVDTLAALGEKYHTQLPKGASFMVRQFLVSFAQKHAQKDLQMIGKWHFSTFDRYR, from the coding sequence TTGCCAAATGAGTCGCCGGATGCTCTGCGTCAGAAATTGGCTCAGCGTCTGAAGCAATATGATATAATAATAACTAATACAAAAGCGATCCCGTACGGTATCCAGTGGAAAGTTGTGCGCGCTGAAAAGACGGCAATTTTAAACACTTATCACGGTAAAAAAGGCTTCCGACTGGTGATCCAAACCAAGGATCCTGAATGGAAAGAAGAACTGGAAGCCCTGGCAACCAATCTTAATTCGTCTGGCGCGGAAGCGAAGAAAACCAAAGCGGCAACGGAAGATAGAAAAGTAATTGACACGCATGTGATCGGTTGTGATGAATCCGGCAAGGGGGATGTACTGGGACCGCTTGTTGTCGCAGCCGTGTACCTTACCAAAGATCAGGCTCGAGAAGTAGTATCATGGGGCGTTCGTGACAGTAAAGAACTGACCGATCTCCAAATTACGAAATTAGCACAACGTTTTCTGGATCAATATGAGGATCAAGCTGAAATCACAATACTTGCTCCGCAATTATATAATGAAAAATATGCCGCTTACCAAAAAAACGGCAAAAACTTGAATGATCTTTTGACTGATTTGCATTTCGCCAATATGAAAAAATTATTACAGCGTTTTCCTGCTGAGCAAATTATTTTGGATCGTTTTGCTCGCGAAGAACTAATGCAAAAAAAATGGGCGACGGCGCAAATTACCGTGCCTCTTTTGCAAACGCCTCGCGGCGAACGATACCCTGCGGTGGCAATGGCGTCTATCTTGGCCCGTGCCGCATTTGTAGATACGCTGGCAGCGTTGGGAGAAAAGTACCATACACAACTTCCCAAGGGGGCGTCGTTTATGGTGCGCCAGTTCTTGGTAAGTTTTGCACAAAAACATGCACAAAAAGACTTACAAATGATCGGCAAATGGCACTTCTCAACGTTTGATCGTTATCGATAA
- a CDS encoding ChbG/HpnK family deacetylase, giving the protein MKFLIVNADDFGLHPSVNEAIARGFQNGIITSTTLLAGGAAFEDAIAVAETLPRLGVGIHTALVGGIDPVADPAEVKSLLDENGKLLADYGEFIRRDLAGEIDYNDVYRELSAQFEKIAETKLTITHVDGHQHLHVWPRVLPIVLTLCEKYHIRAMRIPAENIRYGKHLADWRRLFGKTGLTVLANRARRKIRAAGMATTEHFWGMMDGGHLTERKLLQLFPQLQDGFHELMCHPGSSNLYLGAQYGWEYNWEKEYQALTSPNVYELLMHEGIHRINFGVIGA; this is encoded by the coding sequence ATGAAATTTTTAATTGTGAATGCGGATGATTTTGGTTTACATCCGTCTGTCAATGAAGCGATAGCGCGCGGTTTTCAAAACGGAATTATTACCAGTACTACCCTATTGGCGGGTGGCGCCGCTTTTGAAGACGCAATCGCCGTAGCAGAAACATTACCGCGACTCGGAGTGGGCATTCATACTGCGTTAGTCGGTGGGATAGACCCGGTGGCGGATCCGGCGGAAGTCAAAAGTTTGCTTGACGAAAACGGTAAATTATTGGCCGACTATGGTGAATTCATTCGCCGCGATTTGGCCGGAGAAATCGATTACAATGATGTGTATCGGGAGCTTTCAGCCCAATTTGAGAAAATTGCGGAAACAAAATTAACTATTACACATGTCGACGGACACCAGCATTTACATGTCTGGCCACGTGTCTTACCGATTGTGTTGACCTTATGTGAGAAATATCATATTCGTGCGATGCGCATTCCGGCCGAAAATATTCGCTACGGTAAACATCTTGCGGATTGGCGTCGTTTGTTTGGAAAAACGGGCCTTACCGTGTTAGCAAATCGGGCACGACGTAAAATACGTGCAGCCGGAATGGCGACGACCGAACATTTTTGGGGGATGATGGATGGCGGTCATTTGACGGAACGCAAATTGTTGCAACTTTTCCCACAATTGCAAGACGGTTTCCATGAATTGATGTGCCATCCGGGCAGCAGCAATCTTTATCTGGGAGCTCAATATGGCTGGGAATATAACTGGGAAAAAGAGTACCAGGCGTTAACTTCACCAAATGTTTATGAATTATTGATGCATGAAGGCATTCACAGAATCAATTTTGGAGTGATCGGCGCATGA
- a CDS encoding lysylphosphatidylglycerol synthase transmembrane domain-containing protein, whose amino-acid sequence MNHTVRNGILLFALIAIVTFCTVYFTIDFTTWHALTYFSFSNILLALGIWSVGMYFDGLRLQRLVAMNGYKVRLIGIMQVIFGNYFMGLLTPGAAGGAIAQVLILRSIGVPVAKSSMIVIIRTIFSILFLVFALPFVFFFDHLDIPYIGNSTLFYIAIAFLLACLFGFWLFSGSSGKKWTFVMLHTCGFSKQRIRKLLRFLDDLTVTLQIMKDSPWDTFLVFLYSGLSLCCIYGILPALLWKSNAAVSNLFLLGRMIVLNFMLYFAPTPGGTGIAEGFFVLLFKGYVPRGTVGLLAVMWRFIAEYIPFFLGMYFMLTLFGKKYLLGKTQDPGHLPQRLEE is encoded by the coding sequence ATGAATCATACCGTCCGTAACGGTATTTTATTATTTGCACTGATTGCAATTGTGACCTTTTGCACGGTGTACTTTACTATCGACTTTACTACCTGGCACGCACTTACGTATTTTTCCTTTTCCAATATTTTACTGGCGCTTGGAATTTGGAGTGTCGGTATGTATTTTGACGGTCTGCGTTTGCAACGTCTTGTGGCAATGAACGGTTATAAAGTGCGTTTGATCGGCATTATGCAGGTGATTTTCGGTAACTACTTTATGGGATTGCTGACCCCCGGCGCTGCCGGTGGTGCTATTGCACAAGTACTGATTTTGCGAAGTATCGGCGTACCGGTGGCTAAAAGTAGTATGATCGTTATCATTCGCACCATTTTTTCGATTTTGTTTTTGGTGTTTGCGTTACCGTTTGTCTTTTTCTTTGATCATTTGGATATTCCGTATATCGGAAACAGCACTTTATTTTATATTGCGATAGCTTTTTTATTGGCTTGTTTGTTTGGGTTTTGGTTATTTTCCGGATCTTCTGGCAAAAAATGGACATTTGTTATGCTGCACACTTGCGGTTTTTCCAAGCAACGTATTCGAAAACTTTTGCGTTTTCTGGATGATTTAACCGTTACTTTACAGATCATGAAAGATAGTCCATGGGATACGTTCCTTGTCTTTCTTTATTCCGGACTTAGTTTGTGTTGTATTTACGGAATCTTACCGGCTTTGCTTTGGAAAAGTAATGCCGCAGTCAGCAACTTGTTCCTGTTAGGGCGTATGATCGTATTGAATTTTATGCTCTACTTCGCGCCGACACCTGGTGGCACCGGTATTGCTGAAGGATTTTTTGTACTTTTGTTTAAAGGATATGTGCCTCGGGGTACGGTAGGTTTACTTGCCGTCATGTGGCGTTTTATAGCGGAGTATATTCCGTTCTTTTTAGGCATGTATTTTATGTTAACTCTGTTCGGAAAAAAATATTTATTGGGGAAGACTCAAGATCCGGGACACTTACCCCAGCGGTTGGAGGAGTAA
- a CDS encoding ACT domain-containing protein codes for MDNSKDTQFYLVDERILPEAIKKTIQVKNLLSNGEAKTIHQAVQMADLSRSAYYKYKDRVEPFYEAIQGRVFSVSIMISHEAGVLSRVLQLIARENGSIITINQGIPLQDIANVTMSFETRHMKISVEDIIKRIGRIKGVKEITLIGHE; via the coding sequence GTGGATAACTCAAAAGATACCCAATTCTATTTAGTCGATGAACGTATATTGCCGGAAGCTATCAAAAAAACGATCCAAGTAAAAAATCTTCTCAGCAACGGCGAAGCGAAAACGATTCATCAAGCTGTGCAAATGGCGGATTTAAGTCGCAGTGCGTACTATAAGTATAAAGATCGCGTGGAACCTTTTTATGAGGCGATTCAAGGACGAGTGTTCAGCGTTTCCATCATGATTTCGCATGAGGCGGGGGTCTTGTCTCGCGTATTACAATTGATCGCACGGGAAAACGGAAGTATTATCACCATTAATCAAGGAATTCCATTGCAGGATATCGCTAATGTAACGATGTCATTTGAAACTCGACATATGAAGATAAGCGTCGAGGATATTATCAAACGCATCGGCCGGATTAAGGGCGTTAAGGAAATAACTTTGATCGGACACGAATAA
- a CDS encoding homoserine dehydrogenase: MESIYIGLLGLGTVGSGVLNTLEKNRTIIEEDLGSPIRIKRALVKNVNEYGHLNIPSDLTITDDINDILDDPDISIMVEVMGGIHPAKEFILEALRRGKSVVSANKDLVSMHGPEIVSAAVENAADFMCEASVGGGIPILLPLQKSLKANQITEIVGIINGTTNYILTEMTEKNMSYGDALANAQKLGFAEADPTADVGGFDAARKIAILSSIGFRANVTSDDVSVEGIESIDSKDIQFAKEFGYVIKLLAVARQQSEGVAAAVYPAFVPQDHPLAAVRGAYNAVYIVGNAVDDIMFYGKGAGSYPTASAVLGDVLEIADHLHHHATGKNAWLKENNPAHFMDPNFLRSSYYFRLIVDNAPGVLSEISQCFAQDGVSIKTMWQRGNLEETAEIVMVVYPAGDTAVKNVRARLQNLNCVREIANVLRVLEESGNGDR, translated from the coding sequence ATGGAATCAATATATATTGGTCTGTTGGGACTGGGGACGGTTGGATCCGGCGTTTTAAATACCTTAGAAAAAAATCGTACGATCATTGAAGAGGATTTGGGTAGCCCGATTCGGATTAAACGCGCGCTTGTCAAAAACGTTAATGAATACGGGCACTTAAATATTCCTTCCGATTTGACCATTACCGATGATATCAATGACATTTTGGATGATCCGGATATTTCGATTATGGTTGAAGTTATGGGAGGCATTCATCCGGCCAAAGAATTTATTTTGGAAGCTCTTCGGCGGGGTAAAAGCGTAGTTAGCGCCAATAAAGATCTGGTTTCGATGCACGGCCCTGAAATTGTCTCTGCGGCCGTTGAAAATGCTGCCGATTTTATGTGCGAAGCAAGTGTCGGCGGCGGTATTCCGATTTTACTGCCGTTGCAAAAATCTCTGAAAGCAAATCAAATTACAGAAATTGTCGGAATCATCAACGGAACTACGAATTATATTCTTACGGAAATGACCGAAAAAAATATGTCGTACGGGGATGCGTTGGCGAATGCGCAAAAACTGGGATTTGCCGAAGCGGATCCGACGGCAGATGTCGGCGGGTTTGATGCCGCCCGCAAAATTGCTATTTTAAGCTCCATCGGTTTCCGAGCCAATGTGACCAGCGACGACGTTTCTGTTGAGGGAATTGAATCAATTGACAGTAAAGATATTCAGTTTGCCAAAGAATTCGGTTATGTCATCAAATTATTGGCTGTAGCCCGACAACAATCAGAGGGAGTTGCGGCAGCAGTATATCCTGCATTTGTACCACAAGATCATCCGCTGGCCGCGGTACGTGGTGCGTATAATGCTGTCTACATTGTAGGTAATGCGGTTGATGACATCATGTTTTACGGTAAAGGCGCCGGTTCATACCCGACGGCCAGTGCCGTATTGGGCGATGTGCTGGAAATTGCGGATCACTTGCACCATCATGCAACCGGAAAAAATGCGTGGCTGAAAGAGAATAATCCGGCACATTTTATGGATCCCAACTTTTTACGGTCGTCGTACTATTTTCGTCTTATTGTTGACAATGCACCCGGCGTTCTGTCGGAGATTTCACAATGCTTTGCACAGGACGGCGTGAGCATAAAAACAATGTGGCAACGAGGAAATTTGGAAGAGACGGCGGAAATTGTAATGGTTGTTTACCCGGCAGGAGATACGGCGGTTAAAAACGTGCGGGCAAGGTTGCAAAATTTGAACTGCGTACGTGAAATCGCCAATGTTTTACGAGTGCTTGAGGAAAGCGGCAATGGCGACCGTTAA
- the thrB gene encoding homoserine kinase, which translates to MATVKIRVPATTANLGCGFDVFGMALDLYNEVTFIPGGGALTGEIHGEGADTLVFNEQNLFYKSMKFFATHYGVDLPHGHLVMEHRIPMARGLGSSSAAVVGGVFLANQITGLQRSKEELLPLVVALEGHPDNVTPCLLGGFCSAHHIDDDWQISQCSVPSDWRFVVVSPRSEVSTQKARAIMPQTVSLQDAIQTISGAAALIGALVNRRPQLLQTAFADRLHVPYRLTLIPHGREVLEAALQAGAYASTISGSGSTLLAVSDENHATAVGKAMKMEFGEEEAAQVHIVTVCADGVALIPLDKETQN; encoded by the coding sequence ATGGCGACCGTTAAGATTCGTGTACCGGCGACGACGGCAAATCTCGGGTGTGGTTTCGATGTCTTCGGAATGGCGTTGGACTTATATAATGAAGTCACCTTTATTCCCGGCGGGGGGGCTCTTACCGGTGAAATACATGGGGAAGGAGCGGATACGCTCGTATTTAACGAGCAGAACCTTTTCTATAAGAGCATGAAGTTTTTCGCTACCCATTACGGAGTTGATTTACCCCACGGACATCTGGTGATGGAACATCGTATTCCCATGGCAAGAGGCTTGGGGAGTTCTTCGGCGGCGGTAGTAGGCGGAGTGTTTTTAGCCAATCAAATTACCGGCCTGCAGCGTTCGAAAGAAGAACTTTTGCCTCTGGTGGTGGCATTGGAAGGCCATCCTGATAATGTTACGCCTTGTCTCTTGGGGGGCTTTTGTTCAGCACATCATATTGATGATGATTGGCAGATTTCCCAATGCTCTGTGCCGTCCGACTGGCGTTTTGTAGTCGTATCGCCTCGCTCGGAAGTATCGACGCAAAAGGCGCGGGCGATTATGCCACAGACGGTTTCGTTGCAAGATGCGATTCAAACCATTTCCGGAGCGGCCGCGTTGATCGGTGCATTGGTGAACCGACGCCCTCAACTTTTACAAACGGCATTTGCCGATCGTTTGCACGTGCCGTACCGACTGACATTAATCCCACATGGCAGAGAAGTATTGGAGGCCGCTTTGCAAGCGGGTGCGTACGCATCGACTATCAGCGGTTCGGGCAGCACCTTATTGGCAGTTAGTGATGAGAATCATGCCACTGCTGTAGGGAAAGCCATGAAAATGGAATTTGGTGAAGAGGAAGCGGCGCAAGTGCATATTGTCACGGTTTGTGCCGACGGTGTAGCGCTGATTCCCCTTGACAAAGAGACGCAAAATTAA
- the ndk gene encoding nucleoside-diphosphate kinase, which yields MEKTLVLVKPDGVQKKICGEVISRFERKGLSIDAIRMEQISPELAKKHYAVHEGKPFFDGLIQFITSGPLLAMVISGENAIAAVRQINGATNPIEAVPGSIRGDFATSIDENIVHASDAPETAAQEIALWFPEL from the coding sequence ATGGAAAAAACATTAGTATTAGTTAAGCCGGACGGAGTTCAGAAAAAAATCTGCGGCGAAGTTATCTCGCGTTTTGAACGCAAAGGGCTTTCGATCGATGCCATTCGCATGGAACAGATCTCGCCGGAATTAGCGAAGAAGCATTACGCTGTACACGAGGGCAAACCGTTTTTTGACGGTTTGATTCAATTTATTACTTCGGGTCCGTTGCTGGCGATGGTAATCAGCGGTGAAAATGCCATTGCAGCCGTGCGCCAAATTAACGGTGCAACGAATCCGATCGAAGCGGTACCGGGCTCGATTCGTGGCGATTTTGCGACATCGATTGATGAAAACATTGTGCATGCATCGGATGCTCCGGAAACGGCAGCACAGGAAATCGCACTCTGGTTCCCGGAACTGTAA
- a CDS encoding cob(I)yrinic acid a,c-diamide adenosyltransferase, with amino-acid sequence MSKVYTKTGDNGTTALYTGQRLPKYSTRVETYGIIDEAQAVLGMARAAAHLQEVKDDIYALQKDLWILMADTASLGKDPDITDERVEELEQMIDKYDARLEPLTKFLVPGETAAEAFLNVARTVVRRAERSYWKLHAEEGEEVNEVDIRYLNRLSDVCYILGRAESELK; translated from the coding sequence ATGTCTAAGGTATACACAAAAACGGGTGATAATGGGACGACGGCGTTATATACAGGACAACGCCTTCCCAAATACAGCACTCGTGTCGAAACGTACGGGATTATCGATGAAGCACAGGCTGTTTTAGGCATGGCTCGCGCAGCGGCCCACCTACAAGAAGTCAAAGATGATATTTACGCCCTGCAAAAAGATCTGTGGATACTGATGGCAGATACGGCCAGCCTTGGTAAAGATCCGGACATTACTGATGAACGGGTCGAAGAATTGGAACAAATGATTGATAAGTACGATGCACGTCTGGAGCCGCTTACTAAATTTTTAGTTCCCGGTGAAACCGCGGCTGAAGCATTTCTGAATGTTGCCAGAACAGTAGTGCGTCGTGCGGAGCGCTCTTACTGGAAATTGCATGCAGAAGAAGGCGAAGAGGTTAACGAAGTCGATATTCGCTATTTAAATCGTCTTTCCGATGTATGCTATATTTTAGGACGTGCAGAGTCAGAATTGAAATAA
- a CDS encoding bifunctional adenosylcobinamide kinase/adenosylcobinamide-phosphate guanylyltransferase, whose product MGSITMILGGARSGKSAYAEMILEQHSAVSKGYIATARVWDEEMALRVRWHQERRPDAWQTFMYDPPKSKSLGEILQVCEVYLFDCVTMYVNNLLMDRLTEEELTPGNNISKERLQIVTEAVEMEIQKLIDTIVSSDKDFIFVSDELGLGIVPDNPLSRVYRDLVGLANQRLTAQAQRVEFVLCGIPKRIK is encoded by the coding sequence GTGGGATCCATTACGATGATATTAGGCGGTGCCCGTAGCGGTAAAAGTGCTTATGCCGAAATGATTTTAGAGCAACATTCGGCGGTGAGCAAGGGCTACATAGCAACCGCCCGCGTTTGGGATGAAGAAATGGCGTTGCGGGTACGTTGGCACCAGGAACGTCGACCCGATGCGTGGCAAACGTTTATGTATGACCCTCCTAAGTCGAAATCTTTAGGAGAGATCCTACAAGTTTGCGAAGTCTATCTGTTTGACTGTGTTACAATGTATGTAAATAATTTATTAATGGACCGTTTAACGGAAGAGGAGCTTACTCCCGGCAACAACATTTCAAAAGAACGCTTACAGATCGTCACGGAAGCAGTTGAGATGGAGATTCAAAAACTTATCGACACGATTGTTTCCAGTGACAAAGACTTTATTTTTGTTTCCGATGAATTGGGTCTGGGAATCGTGCCGGATAATCCGTTAAGCAGGGTCTATCGAGATTTAGTCGGTTTGGCCAATCAGCGTTTAACTGCGCAAGCACAACGGGTTGAATTTGTGCTTTGCGGGATTCCGAAACGGATCAAATAA
- a CDS encoding cobyric acid synthase, with the protein MAKTIMFQGTSSHVGKSILTTALCRILLQDGYSVTPFKAQNMALNSYVTKAGDEIGRAQVAQAEAAGMDPIVQMNPVLLKPSGNQTSQVVLMGKPVGVYSAREYHEHYSLTAWDKVKESVDYLRNHFDVVVIEGAGSPAEVNLKATDIVNMRVALELNAPVVLVADIDRGGALAAVVGTLELLSSEERAHVKGIVINKFRGDIKLLEPAIDFLEEKTKIPVLGVVPYLQDLGIDNEDSVSLADKKLSAQAKELEIAVLQTPKISNFTDFDVFSHEPDVEVRYVRRGDSIGHPDVIILPGSKNTTEDLLYLQQFGYVDEIRRLAKEGTPVIGICGGYQMLGEEITDPQHVESKYDRIDGIGLLPLSTEMAGTKTTNQVKFSCRDFSFLDLHANWDDLAGYEIHMGKSVFTHHDTAAFHITERSLHEVDIQDGLVTADGNCFGTYIHGIFDNDELRRGILNALRKKKGLASLPVQFRLQEYKESEYDRLAATVREALNMDLVYELLEFAPTKNVIK; encoded by the coding sequence ATGGCAAAAACAATTATGTTTCAAGGCACCAGCTCGCATGTGGGTAAAAGCATTTTAACGACAGCGTTGTGCCGTATTTTATTGCAAGATGGATATAGTGTGACACCATTTAAAGCACAGAATATGGCTTTGAATTCTTACGTTACGAAGGCCGGTGATGAGATCGGCCGCGCGCAAGTCGCACAAGCGGAAGCGGCGGGGATGGATCCCATCGTGCAAATGAATCCCGTGCTCTTAAAGCCATCCGGAAATCAGACATCTCAAGTTGTCTTAATGGGGAAACCGGTTGGAGTTTACAGTGCGCGTGAATACCATGAACACTATAGTCTGACTGCGTGGGATAAAGTCAAAGAAAGTGTGGATTATCTGCGGAACCATTTTGATGTAGTGGTGATTGAAGGCGCGGGAAGTCCCGCTGAGGTGAACCTCAAAGCGACAGATATTGTCAATATGCGTGTAGCGCTGGAATTGAATGCGCCGGTTGTTCTTGTCGCCGATATTGATCGTGGTGGCGCGCTGGCTGCTGTGGTAGGTACTTTGGAATTACTGTCTTCGGAAGAACGTGCCCATGTAAAAGGAATTGTTATTAATAAGTTCCGTGGTGATATTAAGTTATTGGAACCTGCCATCGATTTTTTGGAAGAGAAAACCAAAATTCCCGTGCTTGGAGTGGTGCCTTATCTGCAAGATTTGGGGATTGATAACGAAGATTCCGTATCCTTGGCAGACAAAAAGCTTTCAGCACAGGCAAAAGAACTTGAAATCGCAGTTTTACAAACACCGAAAATTTCCAATTTTACGGACTTTGACGTATTCAGTCATGAACCCGATGTAGAAGTGCGTTACGTTCGTCGCGGTGACAGTATCGGGCATCCGGATGTGATTATTTTACCGGGCAGCAAAAATACGACAGAAGATCTTTTGTATCTGCAACAGTTTGGTTATGTAGATGAAATTCGTCGTCTTGCTAAAGAAGGTACACCTGTCATAGGAATTTGTGGCGGTTACCAAATGTTGGGCGAAGAGATTACGGATCCGCAACACGTCGAAAGCAAATACGACCGCATCGATGGCATCGGACTTTTACCGCTTTCCACAGAGATGGCAGGAACTAAAACTACCAATCAGGTCAAATTCTCCTGTCGCGATTTTTCTTTTTTAGATTTACATGCGAATTGGGATGACCTTGCGGGCTACGAAATCCACATGGGAAAAAGCGTTTTTACCCATCATGACACGGCTGCTTTTCACATTACTGAACGCAGCTTGCATGAAGTTGATATCCAGGACGGCTTAGTAACCGCAGACGGTAATTGTTTCGGAACCTACATTCATGGCATTTTTGATAATGATGAATTGCGCCGAGGCATTTTGAACGCGTTACGAAAGAAAAAAGGTTTAGCGTCACTTCCGGTGCAATTTCGTTTACAGGAATATAAAGAATCCGAATATGACCGCTTAGCCGCTACGGTTCGCGAAGCATTGAATATGGATTTGGTGTATGAATTGCTGGAATTTGCACCGACGAAAAATGTCATAAAATGA
- the cbiB gene encoding adenosylcobinamide-phosphate synthase CbiB, with the protein MTAYLYCAVPFLALLADTLIGDPRSRFHPVVLIGKAISFWESVFFRPRVGVKKTIYDGVFLVIAVLLSVALPVYIVLLILAEIHYTAYISGCIFILYITITPQALARDAKKIYRCLADKNLPEARRQLSWIVGRDTAHLGESEIARATIETVAENIVDGIISPLFYFWLLGPLGAALYRAINTMDSMVGYKNERYLYFGRAAAKLDDVVNWVPARLTAGLLLVSSAALGFSARQAWLMMRRDAHTHPSPNGGYSEATVAGALGIRLGGYNQYQGKTEFRSYMGDPHEKIQRFHIRKTVQLMYTSTFLGTLCITLLLLLGEL; encoded by the coding sequence ATGACAGCCTATTTATATTGTGCAGTGCCATTTCTGGCTCTGTTAGCGGATACTTTAATCGGTGATCCTCGCAGTCGCTTTCATCCGGTTGTTTTGATCGGCAAAGCGATAAGTTTTTGGGAGTCTGTTTTTTTTCGCCCCCGAGTCGGTGTAAAAAAAACAATTTATGACGGCGTATTTTTGGTCATCGCCGTTTTATTGAGTGTGGCCTTACCGGTGTATATTGTTCTGCTTATTTTGGCGGAAATTCATTATACAGCATACATTAGTGGTTGTATTTTCATCCTTTATATCACGATCACACCACAGGCTTTAGCTCGTGATGCAAAAAAAATTTATCGTTGCCTTGCCGATAAAAATCTTCCAGAAGCACGTCGTCAATTAAGTTGGATAGTGGGGCGTGATACGGCACATCTTGGAGAAAGTGAAATTGCCCGCGCTACGATTGAAACCGTAGCAGAAAATATTGTCGATGGGATCATTTCACCGTTGTTTTATTTTTGGTTGCTGGGACCGTTGGGGGCTGCTCTATATCGTGCGATCAATACCATGGATTCGATGGTGGGATATAAGAATGAGCGGTATCTGTATTTCGGTCGCGCGGCTGCAAAGCTGGATGATGTGGTCAACTGGGTGCCGGCTCGTTTGACGGCAGGATTATTGTTGGTGAGCAGTGCCGCACTGGGATTTTCAGCTCGGCAGGCATGGTTGATGATGCGTCGCGATGCGCATACACATCCCAGTCCGAATGGCGGTTACAGTGAAGCCACTGTTGCGGGCGCACTGGGGATTCGTCTGGGAGGCTATAATCAATACCAGGGGAAAACGGAATTTCGGAGTTACATGGGCGATCCACATGAGAAAATTCAGCGCTTTCATATTCGTAAGACAGTGCAGTTAATGTACACCAGTACTTTTCTCGGGACGCTTTGTATCACGTTGCTATTACTGCTGGGTGAATTATGA
- the cobS gene encoding adenosylcobinamide-GDP ribazoletransferase: MKPFLIGLQFLTRFKIVRQEVWPDDQFGASVAYFPLVGLVIGIFLALLYWLTASWIDSFLMAVLLVLAEMIITGGLHADGFMDTCDGYFSGRNRERMLEIMKDSRVGSEGIVGFVFLVLLKIGLYMNISGPLWPLLIIMPLISRWLMSWTIVRFPYARTQGMGKAFADNAPAYTLQVATACLLLAIPVGGLKSILPMLFAFGWMQWANIHFVKKLGGVTGDTYGAITETSEIVILLTWLLQERIGVWNLL; this comes from the coding sequence ATGAAACCTTTTTTAATCGGATTACAATTTTTAACACGTTTTAAAATCGTTCGTCAGGAAGTGTGGCCGGATGATCAATTCGGTGCTTCCGTTGCATATTTCCCCTTAGTCGGTTTGGTCATCGGAATTTTTCTTGCGCTGCTGTATTGGCTCACCGCAAGTTGGATAGATTCGTTTTTAATGGCGGTACTGCTTGTCTTAGCCGAAATGATTATTACCGGCGGCTTACACGCAGACGGATTTATGGACACGTGTGACGGCTATTTCTCGGGTCGCAACCGGGAACGGATGCTGGAGATAATGAAAGACAGCCGCGTCGGCTCGGAGGGTATTGTCGGATTTGTTTTTTTGGTGTTGTTAAAAATCGGTTTGTATATGAATATCTCCGGACCGCTTTGGCCGTTACTTATCATCATGCCGCTGATCAGTCGCTGGCTGATGAGCTGGACTATTGTACGTTTTCCTTACGCACGGACACAAGGAATGGGGAAGGCGTTTGCGGACAATGCTCCTGCATACACATTACAGGTAGCTACCGCTTGCCTTTTATTGGCGATCCCGGTGGGAGGACTTAAAAGCATTTTACCGATGCTTTTTGCCTTTGGTTGGATGCAATGGGCGAATATTCATTTCGTCAAAAAGTTAGGTGGCGTTACCGGTGATACTTACGGTGCCATTACAGAGACATCTGAAATTGTTATTTTATTGACTTGGCTATTGCAGGAACGGATCGGTGTATGGAATTTGTTGTAA